Proteins co-encoded in one Arachis stenosperma cultivar V10309 chromosome 7, arast.V10309.gnm1.PFL2, whole genome shotgun sequence genomic window:
- the LOC130941676 gene encoding uncharacterized protein LOC130941676, with the protein MQTATRAEAERLLGIAEKLLHTRDLNGSREFAILAQETEPLLEGSDQILAIVEVLLAADNRPNAATSHPHHHQLDWYGILQVDRRTNDLDLIKRNYRRLALLLHPDKSRFAYADHAFKLVADAWAVLSDPIKKSNYDKELSFFSRVDLSVPGWVQQDKLPVRRTGPGPGPGPGPSARTNNSSNTISFDGMNISMTNNTPASAARNEIAADENSNARQRQGQNRSGNFWTACPYCYRLYEYPRVYEGCCLRCQNCDRSFHGISIPSLPPLVPGQDAYYCCWGFFPMGFVVGNVGSAEKEPAPAPVPVTVAPPQSASSLPNWMPAAAVQENGGNVAVSVAAPTPARVAARGSISNGVAGSGPRKRGRPRKYPLQS; encoded by the coding sequence ATGCAAACGGCAACGAGAGCAGAAGCCGAACGTCTACTCGGGATCGCAGAAAAGCTCCTGCACACCCGCGATCTCAACGGCTCCCGCGAATTCGCCATCCTCGCCCAAGAAACCGAACCTCTTCTAGAAGGTTCCGACCAGATCCTCGCCATCGTCGAAGTCCTCTTAGCTGCTGATAACCGTCCAAACGCCGCCACCAGCCACCCCCACCACCACCAACTCGATTGGTACGGCATCCTCCAGGTGGACCGCCGCACCAACGACCTCGACCTCATCAAGCGCAACTACCGCCGCCTCGCTCTCCTCCTCCACCCTGACAAGAGCCGCTTTGCGTACGCCGACCACGCCTTTAAGCTCGTTGCCGACGCCTGGGCGGTGCTCTCGGACCCAATCAAGAAGTCCAACTACGACAAGGagctctccttcttctcccGAGTCGACCTCTCCGTTCCCGGCTGGGTCCAGCAAGACAAGCTCCCGGTCCGTAGAACGGGACCTGGGCCTGGTCCAGGGCCAGGCCCAAGCGCCAGGACAAATAATAGCAGTAACACCATAAGCTTCGACGGGATGAATATCAGCATGACTAATAACACGCCTGCGTCCGCCGCGAGGAACGAGATTGCGGCGGACGAGAATTCGAACGCGAGGCAGCGGCAGGGGCAGAACAGATCGGGAAATTTCTGGACCGCGTGTCCGTACTGCTATAGGTTGTATGAGTACCCTAGGGTTTACGAGGGATGCTGCTTGAGGTGCCAGAATTGTGACAGGTCCTTCCATGGGATCTCGATTCCTTCGCTGCCCCCACTGGTGCCGGGGCAGGATGCCTATTACTGCTGCTGGGGGTTCTTTCCGATGGGGTTTGTGGTTGGGAATGTGGGATCTGCGGAGAAAGAGCCTGCGCCGGCGCCGGTTCCAGTCACGGTTGCACCTCCACAGTCTGCGTCCTCACTTCCGAATTGGATGCCTGCCGCGGCTGTTCAGGAGAATGGGGGAAATGTTGCTGTGTCGGTTGCAGCGCCGACGCCTGCGAGGGTAGCTGCCAGAGGAAGTATTTCGAATGGAGTTGCTGGATCTGGGCCGAGGAAGCGAGGGAGGCCTCGGAAGTATCCCTTGCAGTCATGA